In Egicoccus sp. AB-alg2, the following are encoded in one genomic region:
- a CDS encoding phosphate uptake regulator PhoU — protein sequence MSDPIRRQDLPPIHEPQAPVRVAFQQWLDEIDDELIGGALLVAEALPRSARAFLGRDLTVVDEVRAMASDVNDRCRRVEEQGFLLLARESPVAGDLRRLVGILRLVTAVERSAALLRHVGEAVERVDAPMLPAEIRTTIEELAAYTAEVFRRGVDAWRQRDGLAVHEVDRLDESVDRLQEHLLDASQRQVDGAAELLVLGLLARYYERIADHGVSFAQHATFAVTGERVDVGR from the coding sequence GTGAGCGACCCGATCCGCCGACAGGACCTGCCACCCATCCACGAACCGCAGGCCCCGGTCCGGGTGGCGTTCCAGCAGTGGCTCGACGAGATCGACGACGAACTGATCGGGGGTGCGCTGCTGGTGGCCGAAGCGCTGCCACGCTCGGCGCGCGCCTTCCTCGGCCGGGACCTGACCGTCGTGGACGAGGTCCGTGCGATGGCCTCGGACGTCAACGACCGCTGCCGCCGGGTCGAGGAGCAGGGGTTCCTGCTCCTCGCCCGCGAGTCGCCCGTGGCCGGTGACCTGCGCCGCCTGGTGGGCATCCTCCGCCTCGTGACGGCCGTCGAACGCTCCGCCGCGCTCTTGCGCCACGTGGGCGAGGCCGTCGAACGGGTCGACGCACCGATGCTGCCGGCGGAGATCCGTACCACCATCGAGGAGCTGGCTGCCTACACGGCCGAGGTCTTCCGGCGCGGTGTGGACGCCTGGCGACAGCGCGACGGGCTCGCCGTGCACGAGGTGGACCGGCTGGACGAGTCCGTCGACCGCCTCCAGGAGCACCTGCTCGACGCCTCGCAGCGGCAGGTCGACGGGGCGGCCGAGCTGCTGGTGCTCGGACTGCTGGCGCGCTACTACGAGCGCATCGCGGACCACGGGGTGTCGTTCGCCCAGCACGCGACCTTCGCGGTCACGGGTGAGCGCGTCGACGTCGGGCGATGA
- the phoU gene encoding phosphate signaling complex protein PhoU encodes MRNDLQHQLDQLLTRVVAMAERADAMLGEALQAFELGDLQAARRVAEADAEVDRGYEQVQHGVLAAVALHGPVAGDLRLLTALIHVSLHVERMGDYAVGVARTVERVSDLPADAALTGQLLEMGARAREVARGSLQAFVHRDVDAAKACSRLDDDVDRLYLGIFHRLVRLAAEDEHRLQWATHMIQLVRQLERYADHGVDVAEQAVFAVTGQTIELSSFDAG; translated from the coding sequence GTGAGAAACGATCTCCAACACCAGCTCGACCAGCTGCTGACGCGCGTGGTCGCCATGGCCGAGCGGGCGGATGCGATGCTGGGCGAGGCGCTGCAGGCGTTCGAGCTCGGCGACCTCCAGGCCGCCCGGCGCGTGGCCGAGGCCGACGCCGAGGTCGACCGTGGCTACGAGCAGGTCCAGCACGGCGTGCTGGCCGCGGTCGCCCTGCACGGCCCGGTCGCGGGTGACCTGCGGCTGCTGACCGCGCTGATCCACGTGAGCCTGCACGTCGAGCGGATGGGTGACTACGCGGTCGGTGTGGCACGCACCGTCGAGCGAGTCAGCGACCTGCCGGCGGACGCGGCGCTGACCGGGCAGCTGCTGGAGATGGGGGCACGGGCCCGCGAGGTCGCGCGGGGCTCCCTGCAGGCATTCGTGCACCGCGACGTCGACGCCGCGAAGGCCTGCTCCCGCCTGGACGACGACGTCGACCGGCTGTACCTCGGCATCTTCCACCGGCTGGTGCGCCTGGCCGCCGAGGACGAGCACCGGTTGCAGTGGGCGACGCACATGATCCAGCTCGTCCGGCAGCTCGAGCGCTACGCCGACCACGGCGTCGACGTGGCCGAGCAGGCCGTCTTCGCCGTCACGGGACAGACCATCGAGCTGTCGTCGTTCGATGCGGGCTGA
- a CDS encoding response regulator translates to MPKLLLVEDEKSIAEGLAITLEAEGFQVAWVKDGLDAIPAWERVRPDLVVLDLMLPGMSGTEICRTIRARSDVPIIMLTAREAEVDRVVGLELGADDYVTKPFSTRELVARIKAVLRRAPLQDLAGDVAPVEASGVRVDRVRHEVRVDGELVDLPPKEFELLAYLVEHAGRVLTRGQLIDEIWGSDYVGDTKTLDVHIRRLRTRIEKEPETPSRIQTVRGVGYRFADS, encoded by the coding sequence ATGCCGAAGCTGCTGCTCGTCGAGGACGAGAAGTCGATCGCCGAGGGCCTGGCCATCACGCTGGAGGCCGAGGGCTTCCAGGTCGCGTGGGTGAAGGACGGCCTCGACGCGATCCCCGCCTGGGAGCGGGTCCGCCCCGATCTGGTCGTGCTCGACCTGATGTTGCCCGGGATGTCGGGCACGGAGATCTGCCGGACCATCCGCGCCCGCTCGGACGTCCCGATCATCATGCTCACCGCCCGCGAGGCCGAGGTCGACCGCGTCGTCGGCCTCGAGCTGGGCGCCGACGACTACGTCACCAAGCCGTTCTCGACCCGCGAGCTGGTCGCGCGGATCAAGGCGGTCCTGCGCCGGGCGCCACTGCAGGACCTCGCCGGTGACGTGGCACCGGTCGAGGCTTCCGGTGTGCGGGTCGACCGCGTCCGTCACGAGGTCAGGGTCGATGGGGAGCTGGTCGATCTTCCGCCGAAGGAGTTCGAGCTGCTTGCCTACCTCGTCGAGCACGCGGGACGGGTACTGACCCGCGGCCAGCTCATCGACGAGATCTGGGGGAGCGACTACGTGGGTGACACCAAGACGCTCGACGTGCACATCCGGCGTCTGCGGACCCGGATCGAGAAGGAGCCCGAGACCCCCTCGCGCATCCAGACCGTACGAGGCGTCGGATACCGCTTCGCCGACTCGTGA
- a CDS encoding sensor histidine kinase, which translates to MSARPLLAALGLGLAAYAFARVAPGGLGLALTLALAVVVGVIVDAAESRKVSRLAERVNAWMSAAEHRPVQVGGSHAWRQLGIVLNALGAAYQRRGERIARERPWRRELVDSLVQPSLLFSGEGRLLAANDTARELLGIPVDAGDITVVQAVGSAALAGAVREARSSRVPITVDAEHGEHELRSVVSLVGDETLMIITDRTRERRVEELRRNFVVNASHELKTPVTGIQTLAEALRVTIEKDPDRVPSLVKQLGDEAERLARLVHDLLDLRRLEERGPLERVPVDLAELVRQVVVGQLPRAEERQVEIGVEAPDRAYVAGVPGDLEVIVKNLVGNAVQYNRPGGFVEVHLGSSDGAYVLKVHDTGIGIPQQDLSRVFERFYRVDTARSRETGGTGLGLSIVRHAVERHGGTVRVESLLGEGTTFTVTLPVEPRD; encoded by the coding sequence GTGAGCGCGCGCCCGCTGCTGGCCGCACTCGGGCTCGGGCTCGCGGCCTACGCGTTCGCGCGGGTCGCGCCCGGCGGTCTCGGCCTCGCGCTGACGCTCGCCCTGGCCGTCGTGGTCGGTGTGATCGTGGACGCCGCGGAGTCCCGCAAGGTCAGCCGCCTGGCGGAGCGCGTGAACGCGTGGATGAGCGCGGCCGAGCACCGGCCGGTGCAGGTCGGCGGCAGCCACGCCTGGCGGCAGCTGGGCATCGTGCTGAACGCGCTCGGCGCCGCGTACCAGCGGCGCGGCGAGCGGATCGCCCGCGAGCGGCCCTGGCGCCGCGAGCTGGTGGACTCGCTGGTCCAGCCCTCGCTGCTGTTCTCCGGCGAGGGACGCCTGCTGGCCGCCAACGACACCGCCCGCGAGCTGCTCGGCATCCCGGTCGACGCCGGTGACATCACGGTCGTGCAGGCCGTCGGCAGCGCCGCGCTGGCCGGCGCCGTGCGCGAGGCGCGGTCGTCCCGGGTGCCGATCACGGTCGACGCCGAACACGGCGAGCACGAGCTGCGCTCCGTGGTGTCGTTGGTGGGCGACGAGACGCTGATGATCATCACCGACCGCACCCGCGAGCGCCGCGTCGAGGAACTGCGCCGCAACTTCGTCGTCAACGCCTCCCACGAGCTCAAGACCCCGGTGACCGGGATCCAGACGCTGGCCGAGGCCCTGCGCGTCACCATCGAGAAGGACCCCGACCGGGTGCCGTCGCTGGTGAAGCAGCTCGGCGACGAGGCCGAACGACTCGCCCGGCTCGTCCACGACCTGCTCGACCTGCGCCGCCTCGAGGAGCGCGGACCGCTCGAGCGCGTGCCCGTCGACCTCGCCGAACTCGTCCGTCAGGTCGTCGTCGGGCAGCTCCCGCGTGCCGAGGAGCGGCAGGTCGAGATCGGCGTCGAGGCACCCGACCGCGCCTACGTCGCCGGCGTGCCGGGCGACCTCGAGGTCATCGTCAAGAACCTGGTCGGCAACGCGGTGCAGTACAACCGGCCCGGCGGGTTCGTCGAGGTGCACCTCGGCTCGTCGGACGGCGCGTACGTGCTGAAGGTGCACGACACGGGCATCGGTATCCCGCAGCAGGACCTCTCGCGCGTCTTCGAGCGCTTCTACCGGGTCGACACGGCCCGCTCGCGCGAGACGGGCGGCACGGGCCTGGGGCTGTCCATCGTCCGGCACGCCGTGGAACGCCACGGTGGGACGGTCCGGGTGGAGAGCCTGCTGGGGGAGGGCACGACCTTCACCGTGACGCTGCCGGTCGAGCCGCGCGACTGA